The genomic DNA TGTATAATGGAAGATTCAAACGACATACTAAATGAGGTGACGACCGGTGATTATAAGTACGGATTCGTTACCGATATAGATACGGAGGTGATTCATCGCGGATTGGATGAAGAGACTGTTCGTATTATTTCCGCCAAGAAGAATGAACCGGAATGGCTGCTTGAGTTCCGCTTGAAAGCCTTCCGCCATTGGCAGACACTGGAGATGCCGACATGGCCTCACCTGAATATCCCGCCGATCGACTATCAAGATATCATCTACTATGCCGCTCCGAAGAAGAAGGAAGGCCCGAAGAGCCTGGATGAGGTCGATCCGGAACTGATGAAGACTTTCGACAAACTGGGTATTCCTCTGCACGAACGTGCGCAGCTTAGCGGGATGGCGGTCGATGCAGTGATGGACAGCGTCTCCGTAAAGACAACATTCAAGGAGACGCTTGCTGAGAAGGGCATTATCTTCTGTTCTTTCAGCGAAGCCGTCCAGCATCATCCCGATTTGGTCCAGAAATATCTGGGAAGCGTGGTCAGTTATCGTGATAATTTCTTTGCCGCATTGAATTCGGCGGTGTTTTCGGACGGTTCGTTTGTCTATATCCCGAAAGGCGTGCGTTGTCCGATGGAGCTTTCTACCTATTTCCGTATCAATGCGGCCAATACCGGACAGTTCGAACGTACATTGATTGTGGCGGATGATGAAGCCTATGTCAGTTACCTTGAAGGTTGTACCGCCCCGATGCGCGATGAGAACCAGCTTCATGCGGCTATCGTCGAAATCGTAGCGCATGAACGGGCCGAAGTGAAATATTCCACCGTTCAGAACTGGTATCCGGGTGACAAGGATGGAAAGGGAGGTATCTACAACTTCGTGACTAAACGCGGACTGTGCAAGGGCGAAGGGAGCAAGATCTCTTGGACACAGGTGGAGACTGGTTCCGCTATTACCTGGAAATACCCAAGCTGTATTCTGGCCGGTGATAATTCGGTAGGCGAGTTCTACTCGGTGGCCGTCACCAACAATTACCAGCAGGCCGACACCGGTACGAAGATGATCCACCTTGGACGGAATACTCGCAGTACGATCGTCTCGAAAGGTATCTCCGCCGGGCATAGCCAGAACAGCTATCGCGGCTTGGTGAAAGTTTCTCCCCGTGCCGAAGGCGCCCGTAATCATAGCCAGTGCGACAGCCTGTTGCTTAGTTCGACTTGCGGTGCCCATACCTTCCCCTATGCCGATATCCAGAACGAGACGGCGGTAGTGGAACACGAAGCGACGACGAGCAAGATCAGCGAAGAACAGTTGTTCTATTGCCGGCAGCGCGGTATCTCGGTCGAGGAAGCTGTCGGTCTGATCGTCAACGGGTATGCCCGCGAGGTAATGAACAAGCTCCCTATGGAGTTTGCCGTGGAGGCACAGAAGCTGCTGACTATTTCTTTAGAAGGAAGCGTAGGATGATTTTATGATTTATGATTTATGATTTATGCGTCGATGATAAATCATAAATCATAAATCATAAATCGCATAAATCATAAATTATAAAGTCATGTTAGAGATAAAGAACTTACATGCCAATATCAATGGCAAAGAGATATTGAAAGGAATCAACCTTTCTGTCAAGGCGGGTGAGGTACACGCCATCATGGGGCCGAACGGTTCCGGGAAAAGTACCTTGAGCAGTGTGTTGGTCGGTAATCCGGCATTCGAAGTAACGGAAGGGGAGGTGATCTTCAACGGTAAGAGCCTGTTGGATCTCGAACCGGAAGACCGTAGCCGTGAAGGTATTTTCCTGAGTTTCCAGTATCCGGTGGAGATTCCGGGAGTCAGCATGGTGAACTTCATGCGTGCCGCCTTGAACGAACATCGTAAATATAAAGGGCTGGAACCTGTTTCGGCTACCGACTTCCTGAAGCTGATGCGCGAGAAGCGTGCGATTGTGGAATTGGACAATAAGCTGGCGAGCCGCAGCGTGAACGAAGGTTTTTCGGGTGGTGAGAAGAAGCGGAACGAAATCTTCCAGATGGCAATGCTCGAACCGAAGCTGGCGATTCTCGATGAGACGGATAGCGGTCTGGATATCGATGCCCTCCGCATCGTGGCAAATGGTGTCAACCAACTTCGTACGCCAGAGAATGCGGCTATCGTGATCACGCACTACCAACGTCTGCTGGATTATATCAAGCCTGACGTGGTCCATGTCCTCTACAAAGGACGTATTGTCAAAACCGCCGGTCCCGAACTGGCTCTCGAACTCGAAGAAAAAGGCTACGACTGGATCAAGAAAGAGATGGGAGAAGAATAAGAATAATTAGGCACGGATTACACGCGAAATCCGTGTAATCCATGCCAAAAAATTAGATAGTAATGAAAGCAGAACAACAATATATCGATCTTTTCACCCATTATGAGGATCTGATTTGTCGGCATGCGGCGGGGTTGATGAATTTGCCGCGTGCAGAGGCTTTGGCTGATTTGGAACGGTTGGGCTTTCCGACGGTGAAGAGTGAAGATTATAAATATACAGATGTGGCGCAGGCTTTTGCTCCGGATTACGGGGTGAATATCAATCGTCTTGATATCCCGGTCAATCCGTACGACGTGTTTCGTTGTGATGTCCCCAACCTGAGTACCTCGCTTTATTTTGTGGTGAATGATACTTTCTATGACAAGATGTTACCGAAAGCCCATCTTCCCGAAGGTGTTTATGCCGGGGGAATGCGTACTTTCATGGAAAAGTATCCCGAAGTGGCTTCCCGCTATTATGGCAAGGCGGCACCAACCGGTAAGGATGGTATCGTTGCCTTGAACACTATGTTGGCTCAGGACGGTTTTGTGGTCTATGTGCCGGAAGGTGTCGTAGTGGAGCGTCCGATCCAGTTGGTGAATATCTTCCGCAGCGATGTAGACACGATGGCGAACCGCCGTATCCTGGTGATTATGGAGCCTCGTTCGGAAGCCAAGCTGTTGGTGTGCGATCATAGCATCGACGATGTTAAGTTCTTAGCCACGCAGGTTGTCGAGATCTTTGCGGGTGAAGGTGCCTTCTTCGATTATTACGACCTCGAAGAGAGCAGCATGTCGACTACTCGTTTTGCCTCCGTGCATGTGAAGCAGGAAGCGGGAAGTAATGTTTTGGTGAATGGTATCACGCTGAATAACGGCCTTACCCGTAACAACTATTATATCGAGCTGAACGGCGAACAGGCTGAAGCGACTTTGTGCGGTATGTCGATCCTAGACAAAGAACAGCAGCTGGATACCTATAGCCATATTACGCATGCCGTACCTTATTGTACTAGCAACGAACTGTTCAAGAATGTTTTGGACGATCATGCGGTCGGTGCGTTCAGCGGCCGTATTTTAGTGAAGGAAGATGCACAGAAGACTGCGGCCTATCAGACGAACCGCAATCTTTGTGCGACCCGTGAAGCTCGCATGTACAGCAAACCTCAGTTGGAAATCTATGCCGACGATGTGAAATGTTCGCATGGCATGACCACCGGACAGTTGGACGAAACTGCTTTGTTCTATATGCAGAGCCGCGGCATTCCTCGTGACGAGGCACGCATGTTGTTAAGCGTAGCTTTCACCGCGGACGTGATCGATTACGTACGTCTGGATGCTTTGAAAGACCGTTTGCATAAATTAGTAGAAAAACGTTTTCGTGGAGAACTGGCGAGATGTGCCGGTTGCCGGATTTGTAAATAAGAATAACATATGCAATTGACTCATATCGCTATCTGGACGAACGAACTGGAACGTTCGCGTGATTTCTATATCAAGTATTTCAACGGGAAAAGCAACGAGAAGTATGTGAATCCGAAGAAAGGCTTTGCCTCTTATTTCGTCACTTTCGAGGGAGGGGCTTCACTTGAAATCATGCAGCGGACCGATATTACCAAAGAAACGGCAGATGTCTTCATCGGACTTGCCCATTTTGCCTTTTCTACCGGATCGAAAGAGAAGGTGGATGCCATGATCGAACAATTCCGTTCGGACGGTTACAAGATCGTAGGCGAGCCGCGTATTACTGGTGACGGTTATTATGAAGGAGCTGTTTTGGATCCGGATGGTAACATTGTTGAGGTGATCGCTTGACGGAAACGTACCGGGATTGATATTACCAGACGCAGATAAATACGGAAGGGCGCTGAGTTATGCGGACATCATTGGTAAGATAAGTCCGCATGATTCTGCGCTCTTTTGTTTTCGGTACTCAGTAAAGCCAGACAGCCGTGTATGGGCGGAAAGGCCGGATCAGTTCATATAGGATAAGAATACCAACAGAGGTATGTAGTCTTTCAGATTGACATGTAACTTTTTCAGAGCCTGGGCGATATGGTATTCCACGCCTTTGGTTGTCATACCGAGTGTTTCTGCGATCTCTTTGTAAGGTTTGTTTTCGTAGCGACTCATGATGAAGATACGGCGGGTCTGTTCCGGCAGGGAGGCCAATGTCTTGTTCACGATTTCTTGTGCTTCGGCTGTAAACAGTTCTTCCGGATTGCAGGCTTCGAGGGTGGAGATGCGGGTGTTCAGTTCCCATTCGGCATGATTCTTCAGATGTTCGCTGGCATCTTCCCTGACTTGTATATGTTGCAGGTAGTTGATACATTTGTTTTTGATGATCGTGAGTATATAGGCCGGAACATTGGAATCTGCCTTTAACGTGTTCCGGTTTTCCCAGTATTGCATCAGTGCCTCTATGGTGAAATCTTCGGCAACAGCTATATCCCTCACATATATATTCGCAAAGCGGATGAACCGTCCTTGATAATCTGCGAATAATTGATTGAAGGCCTTTAAATCTGCTGAATATTCCATATACCCTATCGATTAGCGCGTAAATATAATAAAATTTAAAAGAAAAGCTATATTTATTCCACGTAGATTACCTTTCCGATTTTTACCGCTTCCTTCTCTATATTGAAAATTCCTGCCCTGTGTCTGGTAGGACGGTGAGGCAGAGCAGGAATATGTAAATGATTTTTTTATGCGTCGTTCTTTATAACCCCATTGAAGG from Parabacteroides merdae ATCC 43184 includes the following:
- the sufB gene encoding Fe-S cluster assembly protein SufB, which translates into the protein MEDSNDILNEVTTGDYKYGFVTDIDTEVIHRGLDEETVRIISAKKNEPEWLLEFRLKAFRHWQTLEMPTWPHLNIPPIDYQDIIYYAAPKKKEGPKSLDEVDPELMKTFDKLGIPLHERAQLSGMAVDAVMDSVSVKTTFKETLAEKGIIFCSFSEAVQHHPDLVQKYLGSVVSYRDNFFAALNSAVFSDGSFVYIPKGVRCPMELSTYFRINAANTGQFERTLIVADDEAYVSYLEGCTAPMRDENQLHAAIVEIVAHERAEVKYSTVQNWYPGDKDGKGGIYNFVTKRGLCKGEGSKISWTQVETGSAITWKYPSCILAGDNSVGEFYSVAVTNNYQQADTGTKMIHLGRNTRSTIVSKGISAGHSQNSYRGLVKVSPRAEGARNHSQCDSLLLSSTCGAHTFPYADIQNETAVVEHEATTSKISEEQLFYCRQRGISVEEAVGLIVNGYAREVMNKLPMEFAVEAQKLLTISLEGSVG
- the sufC gene encoding Fe-S cluster assembly ATPase SufC; translated protein: MLEIKNLHANINGKEILKGINLSVKAGEVHAIMGPNGSGKSTLSSVLVGNPAFEVTEGEVIFNGKSLLDLEPEDRSREGIFLSFQYPVEIPGVSMVNFMRAALNEHRKYKGLEPVSATDFLKLMREKRAIVELDNKLASRSVNEGFSGGEKKRNEIFQMAMLEPKLAILDETDSGLDIDALRIVANGVNQLRTPENAAIVITHYQRLLDYIKPDVVHVLYKGRIVKTAGPELALELEEKGYDWIKKEMGEE
- the sufD gene encoding Fe-S cluster assembly protein SufD encodes the protein MKAEQQYIDLFTHYEDLICRHAAGLMNLPRAEALADLERLGFPTVKSEDYKYTDVAQAFAPDYGVNINRLDIPVNPYDVFRCDVPNLSTSLYFVVNDTFYDKMLPKAHLPEGVYAGGMRTFMEKYPEVASRYYGKAAPTGKDGIVALNTMLAQDGFVVYVPEGVVVERPIQLVNIFRSDVDTMANRRILVIMEPRSEAKLLVCDHSIDDVKFLATQVVEIFAGEGAFFDYYDLEESSMSTTRFASVHVKQEAGSNVLVNGITLNNGLTRNNYYIELNGEQAEATLCGMSILDKEQQLDTYSHITHAVPYCTSNELFKNVLDDHAVGAFSGRILVKEDAQKTAAYQTNRNLCATREARMYSKPQLEIYADDVKCSHGMTTGQLDETALFYMQSRGIPRDEARMLLSVAFTADVIDYVRLDALKDRLHKLVEKRFRGELARCAGCRICK
- a CDS encoding VOC family protein, whose amino-acid sequence is MQLTHIAIWTNELERSRDFYIKYFNGKSNEKYVNPKKGFASYFVTFEGGASLEIMQRTDITKETADVFIGLAHFAFSTGSKEKVDAMIEQFRSDGYKIVGEPRITGDGYYEGAVLDPDGNIVEVIA
- a CDS encoding RNA polymerase sigma-70 factor, which encodes MEYSADLKAFNQLFADYQGRFIRFANIYVRDIAVAEDFTIEALMQYWENRNTLKADSNVPAYILTIIKNKCINYLQHIQVREDASEHLKNHAEWELNTRISTLEACNPEELFTAEAQEIVNKTLASLPEQTRRIFIMSRYENKPYKEIAETLGMTTKGVEYHIAQALKKLHVNLKDYIPLLVFLSYMN